A genomic window from Vigna radiata var. radiata cultivar VC1973A chromosome 2, Vradiata_ver6, whole genome shotgun sequence includes:
- the LOC106756507 gene encoding expansin-like A2: MAFLLLFLLSLLASSATACDRCLHQSKASYFSKASVLSSGACGYGSQALDLSGGNLAAGVASLFKDGAGCGGCFQIRCKNPSVCSKLGTTVVLTDLNRNNQTDFVLSSRAFSGMAQKGKGEEILKLGIVDIEYKRVPCVYKNQNLAVRVEESSKKPDYLAVKFVYQGGQTEIVGVDVAQVGSANWSFMSRNHGAVWDTSRVPKGALQFRLVVTAGYDGKWIWAKKVLPADWKTGVIYDSGVQITDIAQEGCFPCDDSTWS; the protein is encoded by the exons ATGgctttccttcttctctttctcctctcccTTCTCGCTTCTTCTGCCACTGCCTGCGATCGCTGCCTGCATCAGTCCAAGGCTTCCTATTTCTCCAAAGCTTCTGTTCTTTCAT CTGGGGCATGTGGGTATGGGTCTCAGGCACTGGACTTAAGTGGTGGAAACCTTGCAGCTGGTGTGGCCTCTCTCTTCAAAGATGGAGCCGGTTGTGGTGGCTGCTTTCAG ATAAGATGCAAGAACCCAAGTGTTTGCAGCAAACTGGGTACTACAGTGGTGCTGACTGATCTTAATCGCAACAATCAAACTGACTTTGTGCTCAGCAGCAGAGCTTTCTCAGGCATGGCTCAGAAGGGCAAGGGCGAAGAAATATTGAAACTTGGCATTGTTGACATTGAATACAAAAG AGTACCTTGTGTTTACAAAAATCAGAATTTGGCGGTCCGTGTGGAAGAATCGAGCAAGAAGCCAGATTATTTAGCAGTAAAATTTGTGTACCAAGGAGGTCAAACAGAGATTGTAGGCGTTGATGTGGCTCAG GTGGGGTCTGCGAATTGGAGCTTCATGAGCAGAAACCACGGTGCAGTGTGGGACACAAGTAGGGTACCAAAAGGTGCATTGCAGTTTCGTTTGGTGGTAACAGCAGGGTATGATGGGAAGTGGATTTGGGCAAAGAAGGTTCTACCTGCTGATTGGAAAACTGGTGTGATATATGATTCTGGGGTTCAGATTACAGACATTGCACAAGAGGGTTGCTTCCCTTGTGATGATTCCACCTGGTCATGA
- the LOC106755953 gene encoding auxin-responsive protein SAUR68-like, whose protein sequence is MISAKRLIEMARKWQKMAAGKRKRISYPRQHDLHRVHSSTPNKGHFVVYSVDHKRFVVPLKYLTTSVFKELLKWSEEEFGLPSDGPITLPCDSVFLEYVISLIREHVPEDVEKALITSMITCHQLASSSSSRSNGLMQSNGKMIIYGF, encoded by the coding sequence ATGATAAGTGCAAAGAGGCTTATTGAAATGGCAAGAAAGTGGCAGAAAATGGCTGCGGGAAAACGCAAGAGAATTTCCTACCCAAGGCAGCATGATCTTCATCGTGTTCATTCTTCAACACCAAACAAGGGTCATTTCGTGGTTTACAGCGTTGATCATAAGCGATTCGTGGTTCCCCTTAAGTATCTCACCACCAGCGTGTTCAAAGAGCTTCTGAAATGGTCGGAAGAGGAGTTTGGTTTACCATCTGATGGACCCATTACGTTACCTTGTGACAGCGTCTTCTTGGAGTACGTAATCTCGTTGATTCGGGAACATGTTCCCGAAGATGTTGAGAAGGCTTTGATCACTTCAATGATTACGTGTCACCAGTTGGCAtcgtcttcttcttctcgtAGCAATGGTCTTATGCAGAGCAACGggaaaatgattatttatggCTTTTGA
- the LOC106778195 gene encoding auxin-responsive protein SAUR64-like, protein MAWKWQKEVTKYQRKRLVWPKIQENALTAEGCSVWTKAEKGHFVVYSMDKKRFVLPLLYLKNNIFRELFKLAEEEFGLSSNVPLTLPCEATLMEYVITLIQRNVTKDLEEAVLMFIATVRCQSSFDLLPEPTNQRLLCSY, encoded by the coding sequence ATGGCATGGAAGTGGCAGAAAGAGGTTACAAAGTACCAAAGGAAGAGACTTGTCTGGCCAAAGATTCAAGAAAATGCATTAACAGCAGAAGGTTGCAGCGTGTGGACGAAGGCTGAAAAGGGTCACTTTGTCGTATACAGCATGGATAAGAAGCGCTTCGTGCTTCCATTACTGtatttgaaaaacaacattttcaGAGAGCTTTTCAAGTTGGCAGAAGAAGAGTTTGGTCTTTCTAGCAACGTGCCTTTAACGTTGCCTTGTGAAGCCACGTTAATGGAGTACGTGATAACGTTGATACAGAGAAACGTAACTAAGGATCTGGAAGAAGCTGTCTTGATGTTTATAGCTACCGTTCGATGCCAATCGTCCTTCGATCTTCTTCCTGAACCAACCAACCAACGTTTGCTTTGCAGCTACTGA
- the LOC106755571 gene encoding lysine histidine transporter-like 8 produces the protein MGEAAEAQYFRSEIALLNYSDASLKPPLSPLLIHIDPLTPTSSSPSEAHPSPSSQLHQQEQHPKDAWLPITESRNGNAFSAAFHVLNSNIGFQALMLPVAFATLGWVWGTVCLTVAFIWQLYSIFLLVELHESVPGIRHSRYLFLAMAAFGKRLGKVAALFPVMYLSGGTCVMLIITGGGTLKLLFKTLCENDNGNICSAHALTGAEWFLVFTCAAILVAQLPNLNSMAMVSLVGAVTAISYCTLFWVLSVKKGRPNNVSYTSTLSQESTAVGKISDVLNAIGIIVLAYRGHNVLLEIQGTLPSDFERTSKEPMRRGVSMSYALISTCVFPLAIAGFWAYGSQINEGGLLYSFPQLHRKQITKFSMGAIYVLVIIHCLSSYQIYAMPVFDNLEIRLTSITNERCSGLARTCIRLFFGGLTFFIAVTFPFLPSLSALLGSITLVPITYAYPCFMFLSLKKPRPRGFVWCFNAALGCLGLLLSALLLAAAARTLSHKGLNANFFRP, from the exons ATGGGAGAAGCAGCTGAAGCTCAATACTTCAGATCAGAAATAGCTCTTCTGAATTACTCAGATGCCAGTTTGAAACCTCCACTCTCTCCTCTCTTGATCCACATTGATCCACTCACACCAACTTCTTCATCTCCCTCAGAAGCTCATCCATCACCCTCTTCCCAGCTCCACCAACAGGAACAACACCCCAAAGACGCCTGGCTTCCCATCACCGAATCAAGAAATGGAAATGCCTTTTCTGCAGCCTTCCATGTTCTTAACTCCAATATCGGCTTCCAGGCTCTCATGCTTCCCGTTGCTTTCGCCACTCTTGGTTG GGTGTGGGGCACAGTATGTTTGACAGTGGCATTCATTTGGCAGCTCTATAGCATATTTCTTCTTGTTGAACTTCACGAATCCGTCCCTGGGATTCGTCACAGCAGATATCTCTTCCTCGCCATGGCTGCATTCG GTAAAAGGTTAGGGAAAGTTGCAGCATTATTCCCAGTGATGTATCTTTCAGGAGGCACATGCGTCATGCTTATCATCACCGGTGGTGGGACCCTGAAACTGTTATTCAAGACACTTTGCGAGAATGATAATGGAAACATTTGTAGTGCCCACGCGCTTACCGGGGCAGAGTGGTTCTTGGTCTTTACCTGTGCCGCCATTCTCGTTGCACAGTTGCCAAACCTCAACTCCATGGCCATGGTTTCTCTCGTCGGAGCCGTTACCGCCATCTCTTATTGCACCCTCTTCTGGGTTCTCTCCGTTAAGAAGGGTAGGCCCAACAACGTATCGTATACCTCAACCCTGTCGCAAGAATCCACTGCGGTGGGTAAGATCAGCGACGTTCTCAATGCTATCGGAATCATCGTGCTAGCCTACAGAGGTCATAATGTTTTGCTCGAGATACAG GGGACGCTGCCTTCAGATTTCGAAAGAACATCCAAAGAGCCAATGCGCAGAGGAGTGAGCATGTCATATGCTCTGATCTCCACGTGCGTCTTTCCTCTTGCAATTGCCGGATTCTGGGCCTATGGAAGCCAG ATAAACGAGGGTGGATTGTTGTATTCGTTCCCGCAATTGCACAGGAAGCAGATAACGAAATTCTCTATGGGAGCAATATACGTTCTGGTGATAATTCATTGTTTGAGCAGCTACCAAATCTATGCGATGCCGGTTTTCGACAACCTTGAGATAAGATTGACGAGCATAACGAATGAGAGATGTTCGGGATTGGCGAGAACATGCATACGATTATTTTTCGGGGGATTGACGTTTTTCATAGCTGTCACATTCCCATTCCTTCCATCCCTATCAGCACTGCTCGGAAGCATAACCCTGGTGCCAATCACGTATGCATACCCCTGTTTCATGTTTCTATCACTGAAGAAGCCTCGACCAAGAGGTTTTGTTTGGTGCTTCAACGCTGCGCTCGGGTGCTTAGGGTTGCTTCTCAGTGCTCTTCTCTTAGCTGCAGCTGCAAGGACTCTGTCTCACAAAGGCTTGAATGCTAACTTTTTCAGACCATAA
- the LOC106755689 gene encoding uncharacterized protein LOC106755689, translating into MGGRMHTKSDSEVTSNSMEQSSPARSPPRRPLYYVQSPSNHDVEKMSYGSSPMGSPHHHFHYYLSSPIHHSRESSTSRFSASLKNPRNFSSNWKKLHPHPQHDADPDDDADDGDDLDRSSRNLRLYFCFFLLFLMLFTLFAVILWGASKSYKPRLIVKSMVFENLNVQSGNDGSGVPTDMLSLNSTVRIVYRNPATFFGVHVTSTPLQLSYYQLAIGSGQMRKFYQSRKSERKLRVVVFGHQIPLYGGVSVLGNTKEHLESVALPLNLTFTVRSRAFILGRLVKSKFYRRVRCSVTLHGNKLGKPLNLTDSCVYK; encoded by the exons atggGAGGAAGAATGCACACAAAATCGGACTCGGAGGTAACGAGCAACAGCATGGAGCAATCGTCGCCGGCGCGTTCCCCACCCCGGCGGCCGCTGTACTATGTTCAGAGCCCTTCCAACCACGACGTTGAGAAAATGTCCTACGGTTCAAGCCCCATGGGTTCCCCACACCACCATTTCCACTACTACCTCTCTTCTCCCATTCACCACTCTCGAGAATCCTCCACTTCTCGATTCTCCGCCTCCCTCAAAAACCCTCGCAACTTTTCATCCAACTGGAAGAAGCTCCACCCCCACCCCCAGCACGACGCCGATCCCGACGACGACGCCGATGACGGCGACGACCTCGACCGCTCCTCCCGCAACCTTCGTCTCTACTTCtgtttcttcctcctctttctCATGCTTTTCACACTCTTCGCCGTCATCCTCTGGGGCGCCAGCAAGAGCTACAAGCCCAGACTCATCGTCAAG AGCATGGTGTTCGAGAACTTGAATGTCCAGTCGGGGAACGACGGAAGTGGCGTACCAACTGATATGTTGTCGCTGAACTCAACGGTCAGAATTGTGTACAGAAATCCTGCGACTTTCTTCGGTGTTCACGTCACTTCGACGCCTCTTCAGCTTAGCTATTACCAGCTCGCAATAGGCTCTGGCCAG ATGCGTAAGTTCTACCAGTCTAGAAAGAGTGAGCGAAAGTTGAGAGTGGTGGTGTTTGGACACCAGATTCCTCTGTATGGTGGCGTGTCGGTTCTGGGAAACACTAAGGAGCATTTGGAGAGTGTTGCATTGCCGCTGAATCTGACGTTTACTGTGAGATCAAGGGCTTTCATCTTGGGAAGGTTGGTGAAGTCTAAATTCTATCGACGAGTGAGATGTTCTGTGACGTTGCATGGCAACAAACTTGGAAAACCTCTCAATTTAACCGATTCATGTGTCTACAAGTGA